One Lycium barbarum isolate Lr01 chromosome 5, ASM1917538v2, whole genome shotgun sequence genomic window carries:
- the LOC132641791 gene encoding 17.3 kDa class II heat shock protein-like, translating into MDFRLMGIDNTPLFHTLQHMMDISGEESDKPVNAPSRKYVRDAKAMAATPADVKEYPNSYVFIVDMPGLKSGDIKVQVEEDNLLMISGERKREEEKEGAKYIRMERRVGKLMRKFTLPENANTDAISAVCQDGVLTVTVHKLPPPEPKKPKTIEVKIA; encoded by the coding sequence atggaTTTTAGGCTGATGGGTATAGACAACACACCATTGTTCCACACTCTGCAGCATATGATGGACATTTCGGGTGAGGAATCAGACAAGCCAGTCAATGCCCCATCAAGGAAGTACGTACGTGACGCCAAGGCCATGGCTGCCACACCAGCAGACGTGAAAGAATACCCAAATTCTTACGTCTTTATTGTTGATATGCCAGGTTTGAAATCCGGGGATATCAAGGTGCAGGTGGAAGAGGACAATTTGCTGATGATAAGTGGAGAAAGGAagagagaagaagagaaagaaggggCTAAGTATATCAGAATGGAGAGAAGGGTTGGGAAACTCATGAGGAAGTTTACACTGCCCGAGAATGCGAATACTGATGCAATTTCCGCTGTTTGTCAAGATGGGGTTTTGACTGTCACTGTTCACAAGTTGCCTCCTCCTGAGCCAAAGAAACCCAAAACCATTGAGGTTAAAATTGCTTGA
- the LOC132641792 gene encoding uncharacterized protein LOC132641792, protein MDSRKRVHDDSSELEINSPEVKRVRENLLDDLLNDSELSTPSHDIDSFIKILEEEITTLPSTGESQPELGYLLEASDDELGLPPPAELETESVRGGLSNEFWPSYDSFDLGSVELDNNYYSDNIMGEYVGLDGLFDHSDLGYGSGDYLWRPETLPA, encoded by the coding sequence ATGGATTCAAGAAAACGAGTTCATGATGACTCGTCCGAGTTGGAAATCAACTCACCCGAGGTTAAACGAGTCAGAGAAAATCTCTTAGACGATTTATTAAACGACTCAGAGTTATCAACTCCGAGTCATGACATCGACTCATTCATTAAAATTCTCGAGGAGGAGATTACTACTTTACCCTCGACCGGGGAATCACAACCCGAGTTAGGATACCTTCTAGAAGCATCCGATGACGAACTCGGGCTACCTCCACCAGCCGAGTTGGAAACTGAGTCGGTCCGAGGTGGACTCAGTAACGAGTTTTGGCCGAGTTATGACTCGTTTGATTTGGGAAGTGTTGAATTGGATAATAATTATTATAGTGATAATATTATGGGTGAATATGTTGGGTTAGATGGGTTGTTTGATCATTCGGATCTTGGTTACGGGTCGGGTGATTATCTATGGAGACCCGAGACTTTACCTGCATGA